The proteins below are encoded in one region of Alistipes indistinctus YIT 12060:
- a CDS encoding glycosyltransferase, with protein sequence MKKGVFIYGLTDVKSISKPTGVDKKVLAQIHAINAAGLNCKHFYTKRESWVSPTLNKKAPWCNFPSFRCFSRVQKFFFKNIKRVFFRLPFGYSLDDPLSRYHKMFDGNDFFYIRRMGMSLNQLLVIRKIRKRNPKAKILYEIPTYPYKKELKKRWIDYPLWWKERTYMPILHRYVDRIVTISKDERLFGMPTIPIINGINLDTIHPIKPVPEDGAIHIVAVAMFCWWHGYDRLIRGLGEYYASGGERPIVLHLIGGGPFTTEFTILAKRYGVSDKVIIHGYKTGAELDEIYDLCHLGVISLATEDKDIYIHSTLKSREYLAKGLPTIATGTTDVFIGTDYPYNLELPTDTNSVNIQSVISFYDSIYCTKTRQQVIAEIRAFAERHIDMNITMEPVIRYLSS encoded by the coding sequence ATGAAAAAAGGCGTTTTTATTTATGGTTTAACAGATGTAAAATCAATCTCAAAACCAACAGGTGTAGACAAGAAAGTACTGGCACAAATCCATGCGATTAATGCCGCAGGACTGAATTGTAAACATTTTTACACCAAAAGAGAATCATGGGTTTCCCCTACATTAAATAAGAAAGCTCCTTGGTGTAATTTTCCATCTTTTAGATGTTTTTCAAGAGTTCAAAAATTTTTTTTTAAAAACATCAAACGTGTTTTTTTTCGTCTTCCTTTTGGATATTCATTGGACGATCCTTTATCTCGATATCATAAAATGTTCGATGGCAATGATTTTTTCTACATTCGAAGGATGGGGATGTCTTTAAATCAACTACTTGTCATCCGAAAAATCAGGAAGCGGAATCCAAAAGCCAAAATTCTTTATGAAATCCCCACCTATCCATACAAAAAAGAATTAAAAAAACGATGGATAGATTATCCACTCTGGTGGAAAGAACGAACATATATGCCAATACTACATCGATATGTTGATCGGATAGTAACGATAAGCAAAGATGAAAGACTATTCGGAATGCCTACAATACCAATAATCAATGGGATCAATCTTGATACGATCCATCCTATAAAACCCGTACCCGAAGATGGCGCCATTCATATTGTAGCAGTAGCCATGTTTTGTTGGTGGCACGGTTATGACCGCCTTATACGGGGATTAGGGGAATATTATGCATCAGGAGGAGAACGCCCGATAGTACTTCATCTAATAGGAGGCGGACCTTTTACAACAGAGTTCACTATTTTAGCCAAACGTTATGGAGTATCAGACAAAGTAATCATACATGGCTATAAAACCGGAGCTGAACTTGATGAGATATATGATCTTTGTCACCTGGGAGTCATCTCTTTAGCAACAGAAGACAAAGATATTTATATCCACTCAACACTCAAAAGCCGAGAATACTTGGCAAAAGGACTTCCAACGATAGCAACCGGAACGACAGATGTATTTATTGGGACAGACTACCCGTACAACCTTGAACTGCCAACAGATACAAACAGTGTAAACATACAGTCCGTCATATCTTTTTATGACTCTATTTATTGTACAAAAACTCGTCAACAAGTAATTGCCGAAATCCGAGCTTTTGCTGAGCGCCACATCGATATGAATATAACAATGGAACCAGTTATACGTTATCTATCCTCCTAA
- a CDS encoding methylmalonyl-CoA mutase family protein: MANNKEEKLFGLFPPVTTEQWEAAITTDLKGADYERKLVWRTAEGFNVRPYYRAENLKDVAFLGSKCGEFPYVRGTKKDNNWQIHQTIGVECPKEANAEATRALTKGAESIGFCIASKEFSAADLDTLLKGISLKTTELTFCGCGVKTVAELFADKLKNSDLNPEEVKVNFVIDPIINKLTLKGKLGCKEGAPKAFSTIADLIKKVPQYKRVRFVGVNGQQFNNCGSTIVQELAFTLAVGHEYVVKLMEQGLTIDQAAPSIRFTMSVSSNYFMEIAKFRAARMLWANIMAQYKPTRGCASKMKIHAVTSKWNMTVYDPYVNMLRGTTEAMSAAIAGVHSIEVRPFDEAYEKPTDFSTRIARNVQLLLKEESHFNQVCDAAGGSYYIENLTASIAEQAWKLFKEVEDRGGYIAAFEAGFIQDQIEASAATKDKNIATRRETLLGTNQFPNFLEVAGQEVTAETVTPGDKAKCCCSGKPVEGGVRPLRPYRGAMAFEQMRLSVDRSGKEPKAFMLTCGSLAFARARAQFSCNFFACAGIRVQDNTYFKSLEEGVKAALDAKADIVVICAADDDYATLAPEAAKMIGDKAIFVVAGAPACMADLEAQGIKNFIHVKSNVLETLKYYLKELGI, encoded by the coding sequence ATGGCAAATAATAAGGAAGAAAAGCTGTTTGGCCTGTTTCCTCCCGTCACCACCGAGCAGTGGGAGGCAGCGATCACAACAGACCTGAAAGGAGCCGACTACGAGCGCAAACTCGTATGGAGAACGGCCGAGGGCTTCAACGTGCGCCCGTATTACCGCGCCGAGAATCTCAAGGACGTAGCCTTCCTGGGCAGCAAGTGCGGGGAATTCCCCTACGTGCGCGGCACGAAAAAGGACAACAACTGGCAGATACACCAGACTATCGGCGTGGAATGCCCCAAAGAGGCGAATGCCGAAGCCACCCGCGCGCTGACCAAAGGCGCCGAGTCGATCGGTTTCTGCATTGCCAGCAAGGAGTTCTCGGCAGCCGACCTCGACACGCTACTCAAAGGAATTTCGCTGAAGACCACCGAACTCACCTTCTGTGGCTGCGGTGTGAAAACCGTTGCGGAACTGTTCGCCGACAAACTCAAGAACTCGGACTTGAATCCCGAAGAGGTGAAGGTGAATTTCGTGATCGATCCGATCATCAACAAACTCACGCTCAAAGGCAAACTGGGATGCAAAGAAGGTGCCCCCAAAGCTTTCTCCACAATTGCCGACCTGATTAAAAAGGTTCCGCAGTACAAACGCGTCCGCTTCGTCGGCGTCAACGGCCAGCAGTTCAACAACTGCGGTTCGACGATCGTCCAGGAACTGGCCTTCACGCTGGCCGTAGGCCACGAATATGTCGTAAAACTGATGGAGCAGGGGCTCACGATCGACCAAGCGGCTCCTTCGATCCGCTTTACGATGTCGGTCAGCTCGAATTATTTCATGGAGATCGCGAAGTTCCGCGCCGCACGTATGTTGTGGGCCAACATCATGGCCCAGTACAAACCGACCCGCGGTTGCGCGAGCAAAATGAAAATCCACGCTGTAACGTCGAAATGGAACATGACCGTTTACGACCCTTACGTCAACATGCTCCGCGGTACGACCGAAGCGATGAGCGCCGCCATCGCAGGCGTGCACTCGATCGAGGTACGCCCGTTCGACGAGGCTTACGAAAAACCGACCGACTTCTCGACCCGTATCGCCCGCAACGTGCAGTTGCTGCTGAAAGAGGAATCGCACTTCAACCAGGTGTGCGACGCCGCAGGCGGATCGTATTACATCGAGAACCTGACGGCTTCGATTGCCGAACAAGCCTGGAAATTGTTCAAAGAGGTCGAAGACAGAGGCGGTTATATCGCGGCTTTCGAAGCCGGATTTATCCAGGACCAGATCGAGGCTTCCGCCGCGACCAAAGATAAAAACATCGCGACCCGCCGGGAAACCCTGCTGGGGACCAACCAATTCCCGAACTTCCTCGAAGTAGCCGGGCAAGAGGTCACTGCCGAAACGGTTACTCCGGGCGACAAAGCCAAATGCTGCTGCTCGGGCAAACCGGTCGAAGGCGGCGTGCGCCCGCTGCGTCCATACCGCGGCGCCATGGCATTCGAACAGATGCGCTTGAGCGTCGACCGCAGCGGAAAAGAGCCCAAAGCGTTCATGCTCACCTGCGGCTCGTTGGCATTTGCCCGCGCCCGCGCGCAGTTCTCCTGCAACTTCTTCGCCTGCGCCGGCATCCGCGTACAGGACAACACTTACTTCAAGAGCCTCGAAGAGGGTGTTAAAGCGGCACTCGACGCCAAAGCCGACATCGTTGTGATCTGCGCCGCAGATGACGATTATGCGACACTCGCTCCCGAAGCAGCCAAAATGATCGGCGACAAGGCAATCTTCGTGGTGGCCGGCGCACCGGCCTGCATGGCCGACCTCGAGGCACAGGGGATCAAAAACTTCATCCACGTTAAGTCGAACGTGCTGGAGACACTGAAGTATTACCTTAAAGAGCTGGGCATCTAA
- a CDS encoding acyltransferase: MHDVFIHPTAMIDEGAKIGAKCTIWHFSHIMSGASLGDSCNIGQNVMVAPRVIIGNNVKIQNNVSVYEGVVCEDDVFLGPSCVFTNVRNPRSAISRRGKYERTIVRKGVTIGANATIVCGVEIGKYAFIGAGAVVTRNVADYALVVGVPGRQIGWMSRHGYRLKFDDDGNAVCPESGIRYVKRGNMVLEYE; this comes from the coding sequence ATGCATGACGTGTTTATACATCCGACAGCGATGATTGACGAAGGCGCCAAGATAGGAGCCAAGTGCACGATATGGCACTTCTCACATATCATGAGCGGTGCCAGCCTCGGCGATTCATGCAACATCGGCCAGAACGTGATGGTCGCCCCAAGGGTAATCATAGGCAACAATGTCAAGATACAGAACAATGTGTCGGTATACGAAGGAGTCGTATGCGAAGACGATGTTTTTCTGGGACCATCGTGCGTCTTCACCAACGTAAGGAATCCGAGGAGTGCAATATCACGGCGAGGAAAGTATGAACGCACGATTGTCCGCAAAGGAGTCACGATTGGTGCAAACGCTACTATCGTGTGTGGTGTCGAAATCGGCAAGTACGCCTTCATAGGGGCCGGGGCTGTTGTGACACGCAATGTAGCCGATTACGCGCTGGTCGTCGGTGTGCCGGGACGACAGATAGGATGGATGAGTAGACACGGATACAGGCTCAAATTCGATGACGACGGCAATGCCGTATGTCCCGAATCAGGAATCAGATATGTGAAGCGCGGTAATATGGTTCTTGAATATGAATGA
- the scpA gene encoding methylmalonyl-CoA mutase, which translates to MRAKFSDLTYEGTTAKSCCSAKDCGEAQPWVTPEQITVKGTYTAEDLEGMEHLNYAAGIAPFLRGPYSTMYVMRPWTIRQYAGFSTAAESNAFYRRNLASGQKGLSVAFDLATHRGYDADHPRVVGDVGKAGVSICSVEDMKVLFDGIPLNKMSVSMTMNGAVLPVLAFYIVAGLEQGCTLDQLSGTIQNDILKEFMVRNTYIYPPEFSMKIIADIFEYTSKNMPKFNSISISGYHMQEAGATADIELAYTLADGLEYLRTGVNAGMSVDTFAPRLSFFWAIGMNHFMEIAKMRAARLLWAKIVKQFDPKNPKSLALRTHSQTSGWSLTEQDPFNNVGRTAIEAMAAALGHTQSLHTNALDEAIALPTDFSARIARNTQIYIQEETNICREVDPWAGSYYVESLTNEIVHKAWNLIQEVEKLGGMAKAIETGIPKMRIEEAAARKQARIDSGIDTIVGINRYRLEKEDPIDILDVDNTAVRESQIKRLNELRANRDEAKVKAALAAITECVKTKKGNLLELAVEAAKVRASLGEISDACEEVVGRYKAVIRSISGVYSAEVKNDERFAEAKALAEKFAKKEGRQPRIMVAKLGQDGHDRGAKVVATGYADIGFDVDMGPLFQTPAEAAKQAVENDVHVVGVSSLAAGHKTLVPQIVGELKKLGREDIVVIVGGVIPHQDYDALYKAGAAAIFGPGTPIATAAIKILEILLDE; encoded by the coding sequence ATGAGAGCAAAATTTTCAGATTTGACATACGAAGGCACCACGGCTAAGAGCTGCTGCAGTGCCAAAGATTGCGGGGAGGCCCAGCCCTGGGTAACCCCCGAACAGATTACCGTCAAGGGCACCTACACGGCCGAAGACCTCGAGGGAATGGAGCACCTGAACTATGCGGCAGGTATCGCACCGTTCCTGCGCGGCCCTTACAGCACGATGTACGTGATGCGTCCGTGGACGATCCGCCAGTACGCCGGCTTCTCGACCGCCGCCGAATCCAACGCATTCTACCGCCGTAACCTCGCCTCGGGCCAGAAAGGCCTGTCGGTGGCGTTCGACCTCGCTACGCACCGCGGCTACGATGCCGACCATCCGCGCGTAGTGGGCGACGTCGGCAAAGCCGGCGTATCGATCTGCTCGGTAGAGGATATGAAAGTGCTGTTCGACGGCATTCCGCTGAACAAAATGTCCGTGTCGATGACCATGAACGGCGCCGTACTGCCGGTATTGGCCTTCTACATCGTGGCCGGCCTCGAGCAGGGCTGCACGCTCGACCAGCTCAGCGGCACGATCCAGAACGACATCCTCAAGGAGTTCATGGTGCGCAACACCTACATCTACCCGCCCGAATTCTCGATGAAGATCATCGCCGACATTTTCGAATACACGTCGAAGAACATGCCCAAATTCAACTCGATCTCGATTTCGGGTTACCACATGCAGGAAGCGGGCGCCACGGCCGATATCGAGCTGGCTTACACGCTGGCCGACGGTCTGGAGTACCTGCGCACCGGTGTAAACGCCGGCATGAGCGTGGACACGTTTGCACCACGCCTGTCGTTCTTCTGGGCCATCGGCATGAACCACTTCATGGAAATCGCCAAGATGCGCGCCGCACGTCTGCTGTGGGCGAAGATCGTCAAGCAGTTCGACCCGAAGAACCCCAAATCCCTCGCACTGCGTACCCACTCGCAGACTTCGGGCTGGTCGCTCACCGAACAGGATCCGTTCAACAACGTGGGCCGTACCGCGATCGAAGCCATGGCCGCCGCACTGGGACATACCCAATCACTGCATACCAATGCCCTCGACGAGGCGATCGCGCTGCCGACCGACTTTTCGGCCCGCATCGCACGTAACACACAGATCTACATCCAGGAAGAGACCAATATCTGCCGCGAGGTCGATCCCTGGGCCGGTTCTTACTACGTGGAGAGCCTCACCAACGAGATCGTACACAAGGCATGGAACCTGATTCAGGAAGTCGAGAAACTGGGCGGTATGGCCAAAGCCATCGAAACCGGCATTCCGAAGATGCGTATCGAGGAGGCAGCCGCGCGCAAGCAGGCACGCATCGACTCGGGCATCGACACGATCGTCGGCATCAACCGCTACCGTCTGGAGAAGGAAGATCCGATCGACATCCTCGACGTGGACAATACGGCCGTACGCGAGTCGCAGATCAAACGCCTGAACGAATTGCGCGCAAACCGCGACGAAGCGAAGGTAAAAGCTGCATTGGCCGCAATCACCGAGTGCGTGAAGACCAAGAAAGGCAATCTGCTCGAACTGGCCGTCGAAGCCGCCAAAGTCCGCGCATCATTGGGCGAGATCTCCGATGCCTGCGAAGAGGTCGTAGGCCGCTACAAAGCCGTTATCCGTTCCATTTCAGGTGTATATTCTGCAGAAGTGAAAAACGACGAAAGATTTGCCGAAGCCAAGGCTTTGGCCGAGAAGTTCGCGAAAAAGGAGGGCCGCCAACCCCGTATCATGGTGGCTAAACTGGGTCAGGACGGTCACGACCGCGGCGCCAAGGTAGTTGCAACCGGTTATGCAGACATCGGATTCGACGTCGACATGGGCCCGTTGTTCCAAACTCCGGCCGAAGCGGCAAAACAGGCTGTCGAGAACGACGTACACGTAGTCGGCGTATCTTCACTGGCTGCGGGTCACAAGACACTCGTACCGCAGATCGTCGGCGAACTGAAGAAGCTGGGCCGCGAAGACATCGTAGTAATCGTAGGCGGCGTGATTCCGCACCAAGATTACGACGCACTGTACAAAGCAGGTGCAGCGGCCATCTTCGGCCCCGGCACGCCGATTGCCACGGCTGCGATCAAAATCCTGGAAATCTTGTTGGACGAGTAG
- a CDS encoding Gfo/Idh/MocA family protein, whose product MVKVDFGISKFAIVGMAGYIAPRHLDAIKNSECDLVAAHDVADSVGIMDRYFPHADFTTDADKFAGILKHGNIDYLTVCTPNYLHCRHSILGLRNGMNVICEKPLGLRSADLDTMASMERTSNRRIYPILQLRLHPEIQRLRQYVDSTPADFTHDVELTYITPRGKWYAASWKGDVAKSGGVVFNIGIHFLDILIWIFGDFLNAAVHHSAADSVSGVIELQKARVKFFLSVNPAHASLKSVDGKMTPCRCLTINGVGFNFTDGFTDLHTLSYRRILEGKGFSIEDARPSISAAEKICHTPLSKVLNDCHPLIK is encoded by the coding sequence ATGGTTAAAGTTGATTTTGGCATATCAAAATTTGCTATTGTAGGCATGGCCGGATATATAGCTCCGCGCCATCTCGATGCCATAAAGAATTCGGAGTGTGATCTGGTCGCGGCTCATGACGTAGCAGATAGCGTGGGAATTATGGACAGATATTTCCCTCATGCGGATTTTACCACCGATGCGGATAAATTCGCAGGTATACTCAAGCATGGGAACATCGATTACCTGACTGTATGTACTCCGAACTATCTTCATTGCCGACATTCCATTCTCGGACTGCGGAACGGAATGAACGTGATATGCGAAAAGCCGTTAGGCCTGCGTTCTGCGGATCTCGACACCATGGCTAGCATGGAGCGTACATCCAACCGCCGCATATATCCCATATTGCAGTTACGCTTACATCCCGAAATCCAGAGACTCAGACAATATGTGGACAGCACACCTGCAGATTTTACACATGATGTGGAATTAACCTATATAACGCCGCGAGGAAAATGGTATGCGGCGTCATGGAAAGGCGATGTCGCAAAAAGCGGTGGGGTCGTGTTCAACATCGGCATCCATTTTTTGGATATTCTGATTTGGATATTCGGCGATTTTCTGAATGCTGCCGTACATCATTCAGCAGCAGACTCCGTCTCAGGCGTAATAGAATTGCAAAAGGCACGAGTGAAATTCTTTCTGAGTGTCAATCCGGCGCACGCCTCATTGAAAAGCGTTGACGGGAAGATGACACCATGCAGATGTCTGACGATAAACGGTGTGGGCTTCAATTTTACCGACGGGTTTACGGACCTGCACACTTTGAGCTATCGGAGGATTCTCGAAGGCAAAGGCTTTTCAATTGAAGACGCGAGACCGTCAATATCGGCAGCCGAAAAAATATGCCACACACCTCTGTCGAAAGTACTGAATGACTGTCATCCGTTAATCAAGTAA
- a CDS encoding oligosaccharide flippase family protein — translation MYGTAKYQLPAGGKSRTSESIWLGLARMLSLGMSFVLAAILSRYMTVDGYGTYRQVLYVYTTLLTFFAFGLPQCYSYFLSVRPVNEGRSIIKKLNSLFIFIGALFSLLLFFGSDLIADILKNRQLAESLRWFAPTPMLMMPIIGIEGILVVYKQAHLVFIYVLLSKIFTISCVLAAVYVSGASAVNAIIGLVLAYAMTSFVGFRLMYRPFKDIAVLQSCISIKDIFSYSIPVFNASVYGFIIGSASQFFVSRYFGVAEFAQFANGFMELPFAGVIIAVIASVMLPEFSRMYAAGTAKEEYILLWNRTVFQSASLIYPISIFCFIFAEDIITCLYGPKYGIASDLFRIITIINIARILPYRPIMFALGKGKLFADIHLFTAVLVVGLDIACVNFFPSVTGIALISTGTTLLCLYLLMMSVSKMLGTNVGSLMPWRKLGILLVCSLCSGLASKTATTIFGTATHGMSLGLGGIVFILGYGCLSYLAGIRYSHFITQILSILKLK, via the coding sequence ATGTACGGCACTGCAAAATATCAATTGCCTGCGGGCGGCAAAAGCCGTACATCCGAATCAATTTGGTTGGGATTGGCCCGTATGCTGTCGTTGGGAATGTCATTTGTGCTGGCGGCAATACTGAGCCGTTACATGACGGTTGACGGGTATGGAACATATCGTCAGGTTCTGTACGTATACACGACTCTGTTGACGTTTTTTGCTTTCGGGCTACCCCAGTGCTATTCGTATTTTCTTTCTGTCCGTCCTGTCAATGAAGGACGATCTATAATCAAAAAACTTAACTCGCTATTTATATTTATCGGCGCGTTATTTTCACTCCTGTTGTTTTTCGGGTCCGACCTGATTGCTGATATACTTAAAAACCGGCAACTGGCTGAATCCCTCAGATGGTTTGCTCCTACTCCGATGCTTATGATGCCCATTATCGGGATAGAGGGAATCCTCGTTGTTTACAAACAAGCTCACCTGGTTTTCATTTACGTATTGCTGAGTAAAATTTTCACCATATCCTGCGTATTGGCGGCAGTATATGTTTCAGGAGCATCTGCCGTCAATGCAATCATAGGACTGGTGTTAGCATACGCAATGACAAGCTTTGTTGGATTCAGACTGATGTACCGGCCATTCAAGGATATTGCAGTATTGCAAAGCTGCATCAGCATTAAAGATATTTTTTCGTATTCGATCCCCGTCTTCAATGCAAGTGTCTATGGGTTTATCATAGGGTCTGCAAGCCAGTTTTTTGTAAGCCGCTATTTTGGAGTGGCAGAGTTCGCGCAATTTGCCAATGGCTTTATGGAACTGCCTTTTGCCGGAGTGATTATCGCCGTGATAGCTTCGGTGATGCTACCGGAGTTTTCCAGGATGTATGCTGCCGGAACGGCGAAAGAAGAGTATATTTTACTATGGAACCGGACGGTATTTCAATCGGCATCGCTCATCTATCCCATCTCGATATTCTGTTTCATTTTCGCCGAAGATATTATTACCTGTCTGTATGGACCTAAATATGGTATTGCATCGGATTTATTCCGGATAATCACCATCATCAATATCGCTCGTATATTGCCGTACAGGCCTATCATGTTTGCACTTGGAAAGGGCAAATTGTTTGCCGATATTCATTTGTTCACTGCGGTTCTCGTTGTCGGTCTCGACATTGCCTGTGTCAATTTCTTTCCGTCTGTAACAGGCATTGCATTGATATCGACAGGAACAACCTTGTTATGTCTATACCTGTTGATGATGTCGGTGTCTAAAATGTTAGGCACCAATGTCGGCTCCCTCATGCCTTGGCGTAAATTGGGGATATTACTTGTGTGCTCGTTATGCTCAGGACTAGCATCCAAAACGGCAACGACAATTTTCGGCACGGCGACGCATGGGATGTCTTTAGGGTTGGGAGGTATCGTATTCATCCTTGGATATGGCTGCCTGTCCTATCTTGCAGGCATCAGGTATTCGCATTTCATCACGCAAATACTATCAATCTTGAAACTAAAATAA
- a CDS encoding nucleotide sugar dehydrogenase: MNDRFAIYENLKTRRTSVAVIGLGYVGRPVAEAFARHFDVVAYDISQERINHIKSSSPVKHDTVHFTSDANDLDKASLYIITVGTPVDELKRPDLSQLISVTKTVAGHLHHGDYVVYESTVYPGCTDSICIPLLEELSGIKCGADFKVGYSPERINPVDTEHTFRNTVKIVSGVDHDTSTMLQKIYRHVIQADVVCASGIRVAEASKIVENTQRCVNIALMNEMSRLFSQMDINFSEVLDMASTKWNFVDYRPGLVGGHCIPVDPYYLIAESARLGLDAPLTKSSCSVNDGMADYIVRSLLSILNSRTSCAPHKVLIMGFTYKANSDDIRNPAVAEMYAIFTAAGLSVDIIDPHADVASVKGTFGIELSAVPSPLYDLIIVTIGHDEYLELDEDYFIGIARRDAILADIKGIYRNRISKIGYWTL; encoded by the coding sequence ATGAATGACAGATTTGCAATATACGAGAATCTTAAGACGCGACGAACTTCTGTTGCCGTCATCGGTCTAGGTTATGTGGGGCGGCCTGTTGCCGAAGCTTTCGCCCGCCATTTCGATGTCGTGGCCTATGATATTTCGCAAGAGCGTATCAATCATATAAAAAGCTCCTCTCCCGTCAAACATGATACAGTGCATTTCACAAGCGACGCCAACGACCTTGACAAAGCATCGCTATATATCATAACCGTCGGTACTCCGGTCGACGAACTCAAACGTCCCGACTTATCACAGTTGATATCAGTAACCAAAACTGTCGCAGGACATCTGCACCATGGCGACTACGTGGTGTATGAATCGACAGTGTATCCTGGATGCACGGATTCGATCTGTATACCGTTACTGGAGGAACTATCCGGCATTAAGTGCGGGGCCGATTTCAAGGTCGGATATTCTCCCGAGCGGATAAATCCCGTTGACACGGAACACACTTTCCGGAATACGGTGAAGATAGTGTCTGGAGTCGACCACGACACATCGACTATGCTTCAAAAGATATATCGGCATGTGATTCAAGCTGATGTGGTCTGTGCGTCAGGCATCAGAGTCGCCGAGGCCTCAAAAATCGTTGAAAATACGCAACGCTGCGTCAACATTGCACTGATGAATGAGATGTCGCGTTTGTTTTCGCAAATGGATATAAACTTCAGCGAAGTGTTGGACATGGCATCAACAAAATGGAATTTCGTCGATTATCGTCCCGGGCTGGTAGGCGGACATTGTATTCCGGTAGATCCGTATTATCTTATCGCAGAATCAGCAAGGTTAGGGCTGGATGCACCCTTGACGAAATCGAGTTGTTCGGTCAATGACGGAATGGCGGATTACATTGTCCGATCACTGCTTTCCATATTAAACAGCCGAACATCATGTGCGCCGCACAAGGTGCTTATCATGGGATTCACTTATAAGGCTAATTCCGACGACATTCGTAATCCGGCTGTCGCAGAGATGTATGCAATCTTTACGGCCGCAGGACTTTCGGTCGATATCATCGATCCACATGCCGATGTCGCATCCGTAAAGGGAACCTTCGGGATAGAGTTGTCGGCAGTTCCCAGTCCTCTATATGATTTGATTATCGTCACGATAGGACATGACGAATACCTCGAACTCGATGAAGATTATTTCATCGGAATTGCAAGGCGCGACGCAATATTGGCGGATATAAAGGGAATTTACCGGAACAGAATCTCAAAAATAGGATATTGGACGCTATAA
- a CDS encoding DegT/DnrJ/EryC1/StrS family aminotransferase, producing the protein MIKMVDLHKQDGCIRNDIDKAIADAVDECAFIKGTEVGTFEAELAHYVNAKYCISCGNGTDAITLALMAVGLRPGDEVIVPAFSFVAAAEAVALLGGKPVFADIDPRTFNIDCESVERVVSKRTKAIIPVHLFGQPCNMTGLMKIASNTGIVLIEDNAQSLGAKCIFPDGSKQFAGTVGTIGCTSFFPSKILGCYGDGGAVFTDSRELAEKIKALASHGQSIKYRHEYIGLNSRLDTVQAAVLRVKLPHVDKWIFHRRRAAANYNDMLSDLEMIGLPHEDSVGIHVYHQYTLTVPEDDRDKLRRRLLENGIESMVYYSEALHTQPAYSGVCSYDKEMLNAVRLPASVLSLPIYGNISDIDQEVIVDTIRKFYKHN; encoded by the coding sequence ATGATAAAAATGGTTGATTTGCATAAACAGGACGGGTGTATCCGCAATGACATCGATAAAGCCATAGCAGACGCGGTAGATGAATGTGCTTTTATCAAAGGGACTGAAGTCGGGACGTTCGAGGCGGAATTGGCCCACTATGTGAATGCGAAATATTGTATCAGTTGCGGCAATGGCACGGATGCGATTACATTGGCTTTAATGGCTGTCGGGCTACGGCCGGGTGACGAAGTGATTGTTCCCGCATTCTCGTTTGTGGCTGCGGCGGAAGCCGTGGCGCTGCTTGGCGGCAAGCCCGTGTTTGCAGATATAGATCCGCGTACTTTCAACATTGACTGCGAGAGTGTAGAGAGAGTCGTATCGAAACGGACAAAGGCCATCATCCCGGTTCATTTGTTCGGTCAGCCGTGCAATATGACCGGTTTAATGAAAATTGCATCGAACACGGGAATCGTATTGATCGAAGACAATGCCCAGTCGTTGGGTGCAAAATGTATCTTCCCGGATGGTTCAAAGCAATTTGCGGGCACAGTCGGAACAATAGGCTGCACTTCTTTTTTCCCGAGTAAAATTCTTGGTTGTTATGGCGACGGCGGTGCCGTGTTTACCGACAGCCGGGAGCTTGCCGAAAAGATCAAAGCTCTTGCAAGCCATGGACAGAGCATAAAATATCGTCATGAGTATATCGGTCTGAATTCCCGTCTCGACACTGTACAGGCGGCTGTTCTGCGCGTGAAATTGCCTCATGTCGACAAATGGATTTTCCATCGACGCCGGGCGGCAGCTAACTATAACGATATGCTCAGTGATTTGGAAATGATAGGTCTGCCGCATGAAGACAGCGTGGGAATACACGTATATCACCAATATACGCTGACCGTACCTGAAGATGACCGCGACAAGCTCAGGCGCAGACTGCTGGAAAACGGTATAGAATCGATGGTGTATTATTCGGAAGCGTTGCACACCCAGCCGGCATACAGCGGCGTATGCTCGTACGACAAAGAGATGCTGAATGCCGTAAGACTTCCGGCTTCCGTGCTCTCTCTGCCCATATACGGTAACATTTCGGACATAGATCAGGAAGTAATTGTTGACACCATAAGGAAATTTTACAAACATAACTGA